Proteins from one Leptonema illini DSM 21528 genomic window:
- a CDS encoding two-component system response regulator — MSEAKKPLKVLFVEDDPFDAELIQNSLVGFETVYASSLLEAREQLSSLPDIILCDLHLPDGVGLDLLVDIRQRGLPLPFILMTGAGDQRAAISAIRSGADDYLIKNAESLALLPQSMSNALKRFRRSKDRINRPLHVLYAEPNLYDIDLTREHLKQHAPYITIDVVREGRDVLKALDSSNSYDVLLFDFMLPDENALILTQELQRRPGFDLPIVFVTGHGNEEIVAEAMRLGIADYVVKHPGYLFELPPTLENVTGLHRLQRERSALAASEKRFRLLAENARDIVYRIELLPSRAFTYVSPSSTRLTGYTPEEHYADPDLGYKIIHPEDRVKIVLDEVFFSKPVVMRWIRKDGSTLWTEQENVPVYDESGNLIALEGIARDITERKESEERLDFLAHYDPLTGLPNRWSLIEQIEKRMKSVRERGRQLTLLLLDLDRFKMINESLGHRSGDLLLQSAAERLQQSIAADEVLARPGGDEFGILIESDNDPMTAEHRAFSIIDLMQTPFAFDQGLLYIGVSIGICSYPDAAANADELMRNAEAALYRAKDQGRNTYRLYTEDMTRKALDRLEIETLLREALANGELYLEYQPLVSVHSNAIFGAEALMRWKNPLRGVIRPDEFIPVAEESGMITRIGDFALLEACRSMKRLLDEGLPLRTIAVNISPRQFLLQDVVASVKKSLAETGLRPEYLELEITESALMHDPDQSLQTLLALRDLGIRLAIDDFGTGYSSLAHLKRFPLHKLKIDRSFIRDIPHDLDSEKIATTIVAMARGLELKVLAEGVETEDQRKFLEEHNCDFFQGYLCSPAVSAETLAELVKKQRR, encoded by the coding sequence ATGAGTGAGGCAAAGAAGCCATTAAAAGTATTATTCGTCGAAGACGACCCCTTCGACGCAGAGCTGATTCAGAACAGCCTCGTCGGTTTTGAAACCGTATACGCTTCGTCCCTGCTTGAAGCGCGCGAACAACTCAGTTCGCTACCCGACATCATCCTCTGCGACCTTCACCTGCCCGATGGAGTGGGGCTTGATCTGCTTGTAGACATCCGGCAGAGGGGTCTGCCCCTGCCGTTTATTCTCATGACGGGCGCCGGAGATCAGAGGGCGGCCATATCGGCGATCCGTTCCGGAGCTGACGACTATCTCATTAAGAACGCCGAATCTCTCGCCCTTCTACCGCAATCGATGTCGAACGCTCTAAAACGCTTCAGGAGAAGCAAGGACCGTATCAATCGCCCCCTTCATGTTCTCTACGCCGAGCCTAACCTTTACGATATCGATCTGACGAGAGAACATCTGAAACAGCATGCCCCTTATATTACGATCGACGTCGTTCGCGAAGGCAGGGATGTACTGAAGGCGCTTGATTCCTCTAACTCCTATGATGTTCTGCTTTTCGATTTTATGCTGCCCGATGAAAACGCTCTGATTCTGACCCAGGAACTGCAGAGACGGCCGGGCTTCGACCTTCCCATCGTATTCGTCACCGGTCACGGCAACGAAGAGATTGTCGCCGAAGCAATGCGGCTGGGTATCGCCGATTACGTCGTCAAGCATCCTGGTTATCTTTTTGAATTACCGCCAACGCTCGAAAACGTCACCGGCCTCCATCGACTGCAACGAGAACGATCTGCCCTCGCCGCCAGCGAGAAAAGGTTCCGCCTGCTTGCCGAAAACGCGCGAGATATCGTTTATCGGATTGAATTGCTACCAAGTCGCGCCTTCACCTACGTTTCGCCTTCTTCCACTCGATTGACCGGCTATACCCCCGAAGAGCACTACGCAGACCCGGACCTCGGCTATAAAATTATACACCCGGAAGATCGGGTCAAGATCGTGCTCGACGAGGTCTTCTTCAGCAAACCGGTCGTGATGCGATGGATCAGAAAAGACGGAAGCACGCTGTGGACGGAGCAGGAGAACGTTCCCGTCTACGATGAATCAGGAAATCTCATCGCCCTCGAAGGTATCGCTCGCGATATCACAGAACGAAAAGAAAGCGAAGAACGTCTCGACTTTCTGGCCCATTATGATCCGCTTACCGGGCTTCCCAATCGGTGGTCTCTTATCGAGCAGATTGAGAAACGAATGAAGAGCGTACGCGAACGCGGACGACAGCTAACTCTTCTTCTGCTGGATCTTGACCGCTTCAAGATGATCAACGAAAGTCTGGGGCATCGGAGCGGTGATCTTCTGCTTCAGAGCGCCGCCGAACGCCTTCAACAATCCATAGCAGCCGACGAAGTTCTGGCAAGGCCGGGCGGCGACGAATTCGGTATTCTCATCGAATCGGATAACGATCCGATGACGGCCGAACACAGAGCCTTTTCGATTATCGATCTCATGCAGACTCCTTTCGCCTTCGACCAGGGCCTGCTTTATATCGGCGTGAGCATCGGCATTTGCTCTTATCCGGATGCGGCGGCCAACGCCGACGAGTTAATGCGAAACGCCGAAGCCGCTCTTTACCGTGCAAAAGATCAGGGACGTAACACCTATCGCCTTTACACCGAAGATATGACTCGCAAGGCGCTTGATCGTCTTGAAATCGAGACGCTATTGCGAGAGGCTCTTGCAAACGGAGAGCTCTACCTTGAGTATCAGCCGCTTGTATCCGTTCATTCGAACGCCATCTTCGGGGCCGAGGCCCTCATGCGCTGGAAGAACCCTCTGCGCGGCGTCATACGTCCCGATGAATTCATCCCGGTAGCCGAAGAAAGCGGAATGATCACGCGCATCGGAGACTTTGCCCTGCTTGAAGCCTGTCGCTCTATGAAGCGCCTGCTTGACGAGGGTCTTCCCTTGCGCACTATAGCCGTGAATATTTCACCGCGACAGTTCTTGCTTCAAGATGTCGTAGCATCAGTCAAAAAATCGCTCGCAGAGACCGGGCTGCGCCCCGAATACCTCGAACTGGAAATCACAGAGTCTGCTCTGATGCACGATCCCGACCAATCGCTACAGACCCTGCTTGCTCTGCGTGATCTTGGAATTCGCCTTGCCATCGACGACTTCGGAACCGGCTATTCCTCTCTCGCGCATCTCAAGCGCTTCCCTCTTCACAAGCTCAAGATCGACCGGTCCTTTATCAGAGACATTCCGCACGACCTTGACTCCGAGAAGATTGCAACAACCATCGTCGCCATGGCCAGAGGCCTTGAACTCAAAGTACTGGCCGAAGGTGTCGAAACGGAAGATCAACGGAAATTCCTCGAAGAGCATAACTGCGATTTCTTTCAGGGCTACCTGTGCAGCCCTGCCGTTTCGGCCGAAACCCTGGCAGAGCTCGTCAAAAAGCAGAGGCGCTAA
- a CDS encoding Spy/CpxP family protein refolding chaperone: MLKKTMLAALLFALALPALHAQPPEDMDGPRPEMAERMLKKMQKDLDLTEEQSTKIKTIHEKYRAKQQTLREKIDPLHKQLMQTMMSDSPNRAQFESLLRKLSDLRIEARLVEFDQRQETMAVLTAEQRTKWKQIMEKHRKKFKEAREDRRERPDRD; this comes from the coding sequence ATGCTGAAAAAAACGATGCTCGCCGCGCTGCTTTTTGCGCTTGCCCTTCCGGCTCTTCATGCCCAACCTCCCGAAGACATGGACGGCCCGCGTCCCGAAATGGCGGAGCGCATGCTCAAAAAGATGCAGAAGGATCTCGATCTGACCGAAGAACAGTCGACAAAGATCAAGACCATCCACGAAAAATATCGGGCAAAGCAGCAGACGCTGCGTGAAAAAATCGATCCTCTACACAAGCAGCTCATGCAGACGATGATGTCGGATTCTCCGAATCGGGCTCAGTTTGAATCGCTGCTTCGCAAGCTTTCAGATCTGCGTATCGAAGCCCGTCTCGTAGAGTTCGATCAACGCCAGGAAACGATGGCAGTGCTTACGGCAGAGCAGAGAACGAAATGGAAGCAGATCATGGAAAAGCATCGCAAGAAGTTCAAAGAGGCTCGCGAAGATCGACGGGAGAGGCCTGATCGAGATTGA